The segment GCTGTCATCACTGCTTGACCAATCGTTTGAAGGAATGAGAACAGTCCTGCGAACGTTGTTGTCAACCAATCAGTGATCGTTTCGACCCAGTCAGCGACGGGTATTTGATAGTTCAATAGATTATTCATGTTCGCTCACCTCACTTGTTGCTGCTAATGCTTCGATTACGCTACCTCGGATAATAACGCCTTTTAATTTCCCGTTATCAACCACGGCTAATGGAGTCGGCGAATCATAAATAATATTGAAGATATCACTAACTAACATATCTTTACCGATCACGGTAACATTTTCATCAAGGAAATCGATCAATGGACGTTTTTGACGTCTTGCTTCTAATGCTTGATCTGCTGTAATGATCCCTTTTAAGTTACGTTTTCTATCAACAGCCATCAACATGCTGACTTCTTCATTACGCATACGTGTCAACGCAACGTTTGGACCATCTGATTCGATGTTTGTTGTTAGTGCAGGAACCATGATGTTTTGCGCCGTCAAGACTTTCGAGCGATCGACTTCTTCAACGAATTCTCTCACGTAATCATTGGCTGGATTAGTCAAGATTTCTTCCCCAGTACCGATTTGCATGATTTCTCCGTCTTTCATCAACGCAATGCGATCCCCGATACGCAATGCTTCATTTAAATCATGTGTGATAAAGATGATCGTTTTTTGCACATTGGATTGTAGTTCCAATAACTCATCTTGCATTTCACGACGAATCAATGGATCAAGTGCTGAGAAAGCTTCATCCATCAATAGGATCTCTGGATCATTTGCCAATGCTCGGGCTAACCCAACACGTTGTTGCATCCCACCAGATAATTGACTAGGATATTGATCTTTAAAGGATAACAAGCTTGAGTTCTCTAACGCTTTTTCTGCTTTAGCTTGACGTTCTTCTTTAGGAACACCGCGAACTTCAAGACCGTATTCTGTATTTTCTAAAATCGTACGATGTGGGAATAGACCGAAGTTTTGGAACACCATGTTGATTTTGTGACGACGAACTTCGCGAAGTTCTTCTTTGCTAAGTGTTGAGATGTCTTCTCCATCAATCAAGATATTGCCAGATGTTGGTTCAATCAAACGATTCAATAGACGGATCAAGGTTGATTTCCCACTCCCCGAAAGTCCCATGATCACGAAGATCTCACCTTCTTGTACATCAAAACTCGCTTCATATACACCGACAGTTGCGCCGGTTTTTTGTAAAATCTCTGTTTTCGATTGGTGCTTTTTCATCATTTCCAAAGCAGTTTGTGTTCGTTTACCAAATATTTTCGTTAAGTTTTTGACTTCTACTTTTACCAAACAAATTCTCCTTTGTATGTAAATTCATTTTTCTTTCTGAAAAAAGTGACCACACTACGATAACACCATGTAGTCACTTTGTCAAAATTCAAGCATCTCTATTCTTAGTGAAACTATACAAAAAAATGGTCAATCCCTTATCAGTATAGGGATTGACCAAAATTAGAATTAAATGAGATTTTTCTTATCCGCTCGTTCACTGCCCATCTGGATAAAAAAAGTTTGTCATTCGTTGCAGCGTATACTCGTTCCCAATAAAGTGGACAGTATCCCCGCTGAAAATTTAGCATATGGACCAGGCGAGACCAACAGTTCTTGATCGTGGGAAATTGCAATCACTGTTGCACCAGTGGCTTGCCAAATATTCAATTCGCTGATGGATTGGTTTAAGTGAGCCGCTTCCTCTGTCAAAGCAAGTTCAAAAGGCAGAAGTGGGTTCATCTTATGTATTCGTTTCGTTTGGCTCACCAGTTGATCCAATAGTTGTGAAAAATGGTTCAATTCTTCTTGTTGTTTTTTCACGCTTTCCATGATTTCTGCTTTTGTTTCTTGGATCGATTGCACATCTTGGTATTGTAAAAGGAAATCCTTTGCTTTTTCTTTAGATGCTACAAACGCGCCACTGCCATGACGAACTTCCATGATCCCCAGATCGACCAAAACATTGATTGCTTTACGAGTCGTCTCTGGCGAAGCGTTATACGTGCTTGCTAAAGTGGATCTTGCATGGATCTTCTCGCCGATTTGATAACGATTTTCTACGATTCGTTCAGCCAAATCAACAGCGATCTGTTGATAACGTGGGCGAACCAGTTTGGTTTTTTCACTCATTTTATTCTTCCTCTTTCATCTACTTGTCAGCTAACATCTTACTATGGACGCTTCAAAGAAGCAAAAGTAAACTTGTTTTATTTTTTTCTTCTATACAAGAAATCCGGTAGTTATCAGTTGATTTCTCAAACTAAACAGTTCGTATCACTCACTTCGAGAATAAAGCGACAACCACGAAAATCAAAAAATTTTCGTGGTTGTCTTTTTGTTTCTTGCGCTAAAAAATAAATTTCATTTAACTTGTAAATTTTTTCAAATAGTCACTACTTACATCAAAATGACGGCTAGGAAATTCTGGGAAATAAAGATCACTTGCCCACTGCCAAGCTGCTGTATCTGTATGCAAAGGATTTTTATCAGAAGGATCGTAGGGCCACTGTGCAACCCAACAATTTTCTTTTCCTAGACGTGTCATATCCAATTTGTTTTCGGTGAACCAAGAAGCACTCGAATAGTGGGCGACGTTTTGATAGCCTCCCTGTTGGATCGCTTTTTGGAAAACCAATGCATTATCTGTCACTTTGTCCACGTTCATCTTTGGATTTTCGCTATCGTTGACAACAACAGTTGACGATGACAGGTTCAACTCTTTCATATAATCCAATAAAAACTGAGCTTCCCCTTTTGTGTCAGCTTCTTCATTGAACCACGCATAATGATAGACACTTACTTTTAGGCCTGCCGCAACGGCTGAAGCAATCTGTTCAGGAGCAAGCGGATTTTTATACGAGTCTCCTTCAGTCAATTTTATGACTACCCCTTTAATGCCGTAGGTTTTCATCGTTTGAAATTCTTCACTCGATATCTTGCCATTATTGGAAGATATGTCAATAAAATCTTTAGCTGGTCTGCCTGGTTCTGCAGCGGAGATTCCTGAATCGTCTGTCAGACTTCGAGTGAATGACTCTGAGAATTGGTTGCTGCTACCTAACACATGTTGATTTTTTTCAGTAATCGTAGGTTTGATTGGAATCGAAGTTGCCTGTGCTGTTCCTCCAACGTAAACTAGTAAAGTAAAACAAATAACACCTACCCATTTGACCATTGTACGCATCTTGGATCGCTTCCTTTTATTGAATTTTCAAAGCATCAACAAGACGTCCTGTTGGCTCTATTTAAACAAAAATCTAGGAATAAAAAAACAGATAACATGACAATTAACCAATTTTTAAACATAACATCGTTATTAAAAATTAAAAAAATATTGTTAGTTCAATTTTTACAACATTTATCATCTTACTACTATATATAGTGAGTACTCTTTTGACTTTTGCTATTTTGATTCGGGTTTCTCTTTTCGATGATCCTTAGACACTTCATGATCATTTTTCGTTTTGTGAAAAAATTTCTATCTCTAAAATGTATAAATACCTTTTTCTTCTGGTTTTGATCTGCATTTATTTCTCTTCTTCTTTCCATCATTTTGCATACCTTTTTCGTTTGTGATTTTTCGATCGAACATTCATTTATTGGCAAGCAAAGGTTAAAAAAATATTTTTTAACGGAGTTTTCCACAAGCATTTCTGTATTAATACAAGCGAATCTGCACGAGATACTTGTTTTCATTGTTTTTCAAAAACCACAAAACATAGTATTCCACAATTTCCACAACACAAGATGTAGTGTTTGTTGATTGACTTTTTTACTAATAGATTTATACTATTGATTATAGAGAAAACACACGAGCAAGGAGGCAAATAATAATGAACGTAAAAATCTTTTCAAAAAATAATTGTATGCAATGTAAAATGGTGAAACGCTTTTTAGCTGAAAATAAAATCGACTTTGAAGAAGTAAATATCGACGAGCAACCTGAAGCAATCTCATGGTTAAAAGACCAAGGATTCCAAAGTGTTCCGGTCATCACTTCAGACGCAGCGACTGTCATTGGTTTCAGACCAGATCAACTACGTCACTTAGCTAGCTAAGAATCATTCAAACAGTTGTCAAATAGATCGAGGATTTACTTGATCCTCTGCCACCATGGATTTGATGGACTTACGGATATTGTCCGTAACCTCCCCAAATCCTTTTTTACAGCAATGAACACCACTATATCTTGTGGTCAAACATGTATCATCAAAATCAAAAAGAAGGTTGGGCGTATGTATGAGTCTTAAAAATCTAAAAGATGTCAGCTACTTTAAGCTGAACAATGAAATCAATCGACCAGTCAACGGGCAAATCCCTTTAAATAAAGATAAAGAAGCTTTAGCTGCTTTTTTTGAAGAAAATGTCAAACCAAATACGATGACGTTTCCAACAGTGATCGACAAAATCCAGTATTTGATCGACAACCAATATTTAGAAGCAGAGTTCATTCAATTATATAGTAGTGAATTTATTGAAAAACTTTATCAATTCCTATTCGAACAAAACTTTACATTTAAATCATTCATGGCAGCCTATAAGTTCTACTCTCAATATGCGTTAAAAACAAATGATGGTTCTGCCTACTTGGAATCTTATGAAGATCGTGTCGCATTCAATGCGTTGTACTTTGCGAATGGCGACGAAGAACTAGCCTTAGCTTTAGCTGATGAAATGATCCACCAACGTTATCAACCAGCAACCCCTTCATTTTTGAATGCTGGACGTAAACGTCGTGGTGAACTTGTTTCTTGTTTCTTGACTCAGGTAACGGATGATATGAATTCAATCGGTCGTTCGATCAACTCTGCCTTACAACTTTCACGAATCGGTGGTGGTGTTGGGATCACACTTTCTAACTTACGTGAAGCCGGAGCGCCGATCAAAGGATACGAAGGTGCAGCTAGCGGTGTTGTTCCAGTCATGAAATTGTTTGAAGATAGCTTTAGTTATTCGAACCAATTAGGACAACGTCAAGGTGCGGGTGTCGTTTATTTAAACGTCTTCCACCCAGACATCATGATGTTCCTTTCAGCAAAAAAAGAAAATGCAGACGAAAAGATTCGCGTGAAGACTTTATCACTTGGTGTGATCGTCCCAGATAAATTCTATGAATTAGCACGTAAAAACCAAGAAATGTATCTATTCAGTCCTTATAGTGTGGAAAAAGAATATGGTGTGCCATTTTCTTACGTAGATATCACTGCGGAATATGACAATTTAGTCGCAAATCCAAATATCCGTAAACAAAAAATCAAAGCCCGTGATTTAGAAAATGAAATCTCTAAATTACAACAAGAGTCTGGTTATCCGTATATCATCAATATTGATACGGCAAATCGTGAAAATCCTGTAGACGGTAAAATTATCATGAGTAACTTATGTTCTGAGATTTTACAAGTACAGACACCTTCTGTCATCAATGGCAAGCAAGAATATGAAGAGTTAGGGACAGACATCTCATGTAACTTAGGTTCTACAAACATCGTCAATTTGATGGATAGCCCTGACTTTGGTCGCTCTGTCCGCACGATGACTCGTGCATTGACGTATATCACAGATGCTTCAGACATTGACGTGGTTCCACCGATCCAAAACGGGAACAAATTGAATCATACGATCGGACTTGGTGCCATGGGACTTCATACTTATTTTGCCAAAGAGCAAATGGAATATGGTTCCGAAGAATCAATTGATTTTACCAATGTTTATTTCATGTTGTTGAATTACTGGACACTTATTGAAAGTAACAATATCGCACGTGAGAGAAAACAAGTCTTCCATAATTTTGAAAAATCAGCTTATGCAGACGGCACTTATTTTGATAAATATGTCACTGGCGAATTCCAACCAAAATCTGAACGAGTTGCTGCTTTGTTTGATGGTATCTTTATTCCGACTGCCCAAGACTGGGAAAACTTGAAGCAAGCAATCATGAAAGATGGTTTGTATCACCAAAATCGTTTAGCTGTAGCACCTAATGGTTCTATTTCTTATATCAATGATACTAGTGCAAGTATCCATCCGATCACTCGTATGATCGAAGAACGCCAAGAAAAGAAAATTGGGAAAATCTATTACCCAGCGCCTTATTTATCAAATGAAACAATCCCGTATTACACTTCTGCTTATGATATGGATATGCGTAAAGTGATCGATATTTATGCCACAGCACAAAAACATGTGGATCAAGGAATGAGTATGACGTTGTTTATGCGTTCAGAAATCCCAGAAGGTTTGTACGAATGGAAAGAAACGACAAAACAATCCACACGTGATCTAAATATTCTAAGACACTACGCTTTCCACAAAGGAATCAAATCGATTTATTATGTACGTACGTTTACAGACGATGCAGAAGAAATCGGCAGCAACCAATGTGAAAGCTGTGTGATCTAATTTCACTTAGTGATAGAACCCGTTACTGGATTTTAATAAAGGAGCATTCTCATGTCAGAAACTTATTATGCAGCGATAAACTGGAATGAAATTGAAGATATCATTGATAAATCGACTTGGGAGAAATTAACTGAGCAATTTTGGTTAGACACACGTATCCCTTTGTCAAATGACTTAGACGACTGGCGTACGCTTTCCCAATTAGAAAAAGATACAGTTGGTCACGTATTTGGTGGATTGACTTTACTTGATACCGTCCAATCAGAAAGCGGGATGGATCAATTACGTAAAGATGTCCGCACGCCCCATGAAGAAGCGGTATTGAACAATATCCAATTTATGGAGTCTGTCCATGCGAAAAGTTACTCTTCGATCTTCAGTACATTGAATACGAAAAAAGAAATCGAAGAAATCTTTGAATGGACGAATACCAATCCTTATCTACAGAAAAAAGCGGAGCGTATCAATGAGATCTACAAAAACGGTACGCCGTTAGAGAAAAAAATTGCGAGTGTCTTTTTAGAAACCTTCTTATTTTACTCAGGATTCTATACACCACTTTATTATTTAGGAAATAATAAATTAGCCAACGTGGCAGAGATCATCAAGTTGATCATTCGTGACGAATCTGTCCATGGCACGTATATTGGCTATAAATTCCAACTAGGTTACAACGAATTACCTGAAGAAGAACAAGAAACATTGAAAGACTGGATGTATAATTTGTTATATGAATTATACGAAAACGAAGAGCGCTACACAGAAGAATTATATGATCCAATCGGTTGGACGGAAGAAGTCAAAACATTCTTACGCTACAATGCAAATAAAGCATTGATGAATCTAGGAATGGACCCACTATTCCCTGATACAGCAAACGATGTCAACCCAATCGTGATGAATGGGATCTCTACTGGTACAAGTAACCACGATTTCTTCTCTCAAGTCGGAAACGGCTACCTATTAGGTAACGTAGAAGCGATGAAAGATGAAGATTACTTGATTGGTTTAGACTAAACAAAAAAAGAGCTTGGATATTGCATCCTCGCTCTTTTTTTGTTTCTCTTTAACCAACTACCAACCTTAGTTCTGCCTATTTTTTATCTAAATAAAGATGTGCTGGATACGTCATATATTCGACAGGTTGCAATTGATCGATCGTGACATAGCCTGCGTTTGAATTGATCACCGTAGGTATCCGGTTAATCAACGTAGCGCACGTATGCTTTGGTGTATCTGGTTTGGTCACTTCAAATTGCATACTTGGCGTTCCTTCGATCGACCAAGTACATAAATCGCCTTCACCTGTCTGATAGACTTTCCCAGTACAACCGACTTCCACCACTGGACCTTGTACCGTTTCAATCGTTGCAACGGCAGACATGCCGATCGCTTCGCCTGCTTTGATCGGCCGTTCCATTGTTTTCGATGGAATATCTTTATCTAAAACGATTGGAACGTTCTTTTGAGCAATGCGTTTGATCGTCCAACCCATTTTGGCACAGATGGCTTCTGCGGTCATCCAAGAATAGGAAGGCAAATCGGTTGCATTGGCAATTTCTTTGTCAAATTTTACTTGATCATAGCCCACACCATGCGCTTCCGCTAACGCTTTCCCATAGTGTTCGACATCATAACTAACTTCCCCACTGATTTTTTGTACATCATTCATGCCAGCAGCCAGCAGCGTTGGAAACAACACCCAGTAAATATCTTGCATTCCTGTTCCTGAAATCGTAACGTTGTTGGCTTTTGCGATTTTATCCAAACGATTGGTTTCTGCAACCGAAGTCGTCCAAGAATATAAAGCTTCTTCACTGATTGTTAAAACATTGACTCCATAGGTCAAGGGTATCTCTAAACTTGGCATGAAATCTTTGATATAACTAGCTATCGTGACTAATGCCACATCGGCATCACAGTTTTGAAATACTTCATGGGGATCGTTAGAGATTTTCACTCCTAAAGCTTGGTCATATCCTAAATATAGCCCTAGATCCTGACCGATCGCCTCTGGACGATTGTCTACAGCTCCAACGATTTCAATATCTTTTGCCATGGCATATTTGATAATCTCTTTCGACATTTTTCCACAGCCGACTTGGACCATACGAATTTTTTTAGTCATTGTATTTCCCTCACTTTTTAGAAAATTTTTAAACGAGCTCACGAATATCGTCAACGGTTCGCTCAAAGACTTCCCCCACTTCAGGACAGGTCAGTTTTCCTTTATAGGTACCGATTCCTGGTAGGATCTCTGGATACGTTTGGATGACTTCTGTCAGTGATTGGGAGGCTAAGCCCTTGATATATCTCATCGTGACATTCGTTAAAGCTAACGTAGACGTTTGAGGAACTAAACCTGGCATATTCGCAACCGAGTAGTGGATCACTCCATGTTTAACGAAAGTCGGTTCTTCATGGGTGGTTGGCTGGCTCGTTTCAAAACAGCCGCCTTGGTCAATCGCAATATCCACCAAGATCGTTCCTTCTTTCATCTGCTTCACTAATTCTTCTGTGATAAGATGTGGGGCTTTTTTACCTGGTAATAAGACTGAACCAATCACGATATCACTAGTCAATGCCATTTTCTCAATATTCGCTGGGCTTGAGTAGAGGGTTTTTACTTGTCCATTAAACATCTCTGACAATTCACGTAAGCGGTCGACATTGATATCTAAGATCGTCACATCTGCTCCTAATCCGTGCAAGTAATGTGCCGCACTCACTCCGGCGATCCCACCACCTAAAATAGTTGCCTGAACCGGTAAAACACCTGTTACACCTGAAATCAATTTTCCACTTTGCTTCGCTAAAATCTCCGCACCCAATAGACCGCCTAAACGGCCAGCGACTTCACTCATTGGTGCGAGTAATGGGAATGCTCCGTTTTTCGTAACCATTTCATAGGCAATCGCTGTTGTTCCAGACTTGATCAATGCTTCAGTCAATTCAAGATTTGCGGCTAGATGCAAGTACGTAAACAAAATCAAATCGTTTCTAAAGTATTGATATTCTGATGCTAGTGGTTCTTTGACTTTCACGACGATTTCTGCCGACCAGACTGTCTCTGGATCAGCTTTGATCTGAGCGCCAGCTTCACGGTATTGACTATCTGTAAAGCCTGATCCTTCCCCTGCACGTTCTTCTACATAAACGATATGACCTGCTGTTACTAACTCTTTGACTCCTGCGGGTGTCACGCCTACACGTTTCTCTGAATTTTTGATTTCTTTTGGTACACCAATGATTGTCATATTATATCCTCCTTTGAATTATTGTTGCTTTTGCCACTTCTCAAAGCCCATATGAATCGCATCGAATAGTTGATCTGCGTTTTCCTTTGAAAAGGTCAACGATGGTGAAATGATAATCGTTTGTAATTCATCACGTAGCAAGACGCCTGCATTGATGGCATAATCAGCCACGGCTTGTACATTCTTTGCTGTTTGTTCCACATCATATTTCCCTGTATTCTCAAAATCGATAGCGATCATCAAGCCTTTTCCACGAACATCACTAATGCAGTCATATGTTCCTTCAAGTCCTTTTAGACGTTCCAATAAATATGCACCGACTTCACGGGCATTTTCAACTAAATTTTCTTCTTCCACAATACGTAAAGCTTCTAATGCTGCCACACAGCCGAGCGGATGTCCACCGTAAGTATGCCCATGGATAATGACATTAGCTCCATTGGTCGCTGATTCGATGCCTTCAACGATGCGTTTGTTAAAAACAGTAGCCCCTAGTGGAACATACCCAGAAGATAATCCTTTCGCTAGAACCATAGCATCTGGTTTGATGCCCCAGCCACGACTACCAAAAAGATGTCCTGAACGGCCAAAACCTGTCACCACTTCATCTGCAATCAATAAAATATCATAAGTATCACAAACCTCCCTTAAAGCTGGCCAATAAGAAGTTGGTGGAACGATGATACCGCCAGCACCTTGGATCGGTTCAGCAATAAATGCAGCAATATGATCTGCGCCAATCTGTTCAATCGTTTCAACTAGTTCAGCGATACAGTGTTTTGTCAATTCTTCTGGATCTTGGCAATTCCAATTATTTTTCTTCAAATGCGGGGAAGAGACACGTACACAATCTTGTAAACCTGGACCAATAAATTCCCGATAGATTGGGTTGCCACCTATCGACGTTCCACCATAATGCATCCCATGATAGGCTTTTTCCAATGACAGAAATACTTTCTTTGTCGGTTTACCTACTGCTTGCCAGTATTGTCTTGTGATTTTTAAAGCAGTATCTACTGAATCACTTCCTCCAGAAGTAAAGAATACTTTCGCCATCTCTTCTTCTTGCGTCATTTGAATGATTTTTTCTGCCAAGTCATATGCCTTGGGATGGGCAATATTCGTAAACAATTGATAGTAAGATAATTTTTCCATTTGATCAGCAATTGCTCGGTTCATTTCAGGGCGATTATGACCAACGTTCATACACCATAATCCACCAACACCATCGAGTAATTTTCTCCCCGTATCATCATAGATAAAATTCCCATCTCCACGTTCGATAACGATTGTTTCTTCTTCACTTGCTCGAGTATCCGTCATCGGATGCCAAAAATACTTTTTCTTGCGATTGTTCATATTATTCTCTCCTTTATCTGCTTTCCTGTTTACATGTTAAGACTAA is part of the Enterococcus mundtii genome and harbors:
- a CDS encoding quaternary amine ABC transporter ATP-binding protein, whose translation is MVKVEVKNLTKIFGKRTQTALEMMKKHQSKTEILQKTGATVGVYEASFDVQEGEIFVIMGLSGSGKSTLIRLLNRLIEPTSGNILIDGEDISTLSKEELREVRRHKINMVFQNFGLFPHRTILENTEYGLEVRGVPKEERQAKAEKALENSSLLSFKDQYPSQLSGGMQQRVGLARALANDPEILLMDEAFSALDPLIRREMQDELLELQSNVQKTIIFITHDLNEALRIGDRIALMKDGEIMQIGTGEEILTNPANDYVREFVEEVDRSKVLTAQNIMVPALTTNIESDGPNVALTRMRNEEVSMLMAVDRKRNLKGIITADQALEARRQKRPLIDFLDENVTVIGKDMLVSDIFNIIYDSPTPLAVVDNGKLKGVIIRGSVIEALAATSEVSEHE
- a CDS encoding GH25 family lysozyme, whose translation is MRTMVKWVGVICFTLLVYVGGTAQATSIPIKPTITEKNQHVLGSSNQFSESFTRSLTDDSGISAAEPGRPAKDFIDISSNNGKISSEEFQTMKTYGIKGVVIKLTEGDSYKNPLAPEQIASAVAAGLKVSVYHYAWFNEEADTKGEAQFLLDYMKELNLSSSTVVVNDSENPKMNVDKVTDNALVFQKAIQQGGYQNVAHYSSASWFTENKLDMTRLGKENCWVAQWPYDPSDKNPLHTDTAAWQWASDLYFPEFPSRHFDVSSDYLKKFTS
- the nrdH gene encoding glutaredoxin-like protein NrdH, which codes for MNVKIFSKNNCMQCKMVKRFLAENKIDFEEVNIDEQPEAISWLKDQGFQSVPVITSDAATVIGFRPDQLRHLAS
- the nrdE gene encoding class 1b ribonucleoside-diphosphate reductase subunit alpha codes for the protein MSLKNLKDVSYFKLNNEINRPVNGQIPLNKDKEALAAFFEENVKPNTMTFPTVIDKIQYLIDNQYLEAEFIQLYSSEFIEKLYQFLFEQNFTFKSFMAAYKFYSQYALKTNDGSAYLESYEDRVAFNALYFANGDEELALALADEMIHQRYQPATPSFLNAGRKRRGELVSCFLTQVTDDMNSIGRSINSALQLSRIGGGVGITLSNLREAGAPIKGYEGAASGVVPVMKLFEDSFSYSNQLGQRQGAGVVYLNVFHPDIMMFLSAKKENADEKIRVKTLSLGVIVPDKFYELARKNQEMYLFSPYSVEKEYGVPFSYVDITAEYDNLVANPNIRKQKIKARDLENEISKLQQESGYPYIINIDTANRENPVDGKIIMSNLCSEILQVQTPSVINGKQEYEELGTDISCNLGSTNIVNLMDSPDFGRSVRTMTRALTYITDASDIDVVPPIQNGNKLNHTIGLGAMGLHTYFAKEQMEYGSEESIDFTNVYFMLLNYWTLIESNNIARERKQVFHNFEKSAYADGTYFDKYVTGEFQPKSERVAALFDGIFIPTAQDWENLKQAIMKDGLYHQNRLAVAPNGSISYINDTSASIHPITRMIEERQEKKIGKIYYPAPYLSNETIPYYTSAYDMDMRKVIDIYATAQKHVDQGMSMTLFMRSEIPEGLYEWKETTKQSTRDLNILRHYAFHKGIKSIYYVRTFTDDAEEIGSNQCESCVI
- the nrdF gene encoding class 1b ribonucleoside-diphosphate reductase subunit beta — its product is MSETYYAAINWNEIEDIIDKSTWEKLTEQFWLDTRIPLSNDLDDWRTLSQLEKDTVGHVFGGLTLLDTVQSESGMDQLRKDVRTPHEEAVLNNIQFMESVHAKSYSSIFSTLNTKKEIEEIFEWTNTNPYLQKKAERINEIYKNGTPLEKKIASVFLETFLFYSGFYTPLYYLGNNKLANVAEIIKLIIRDESVHGTYIGYKFQLGYNELPEEEQETLKDWMYNLLYELYENEERYTEELYDPIGWTEEVKTFLRYNANKALMNLGMDPLFPDTANDVNPIVMNGISTGTSNHDFFSQVGNGYLLGNVEAMKDEDYLIGLD
- a CDS encoding dihydrodipicolinate reductase, which translates into the protein MTKKIRMVQVGCGKMSKEIIKYAMAKDIEIVGAVDNRPEAIGQDLGLYLGYDQALGVKISNDPHEVFQNCDADVALVTIASYIKDFMPSLEIPLTYGVNVLTISEEALYSWTTSVAETNRLDKIAKANNVTISGTGMQDIYWVLFPTLLAAGMNDVQKISGEVSYDVEHYGKALAEAHGVGYDQVKFDKEIANATDLPSYSWMTAEAICAKMGWTIKRIAQKNVPIVLDKDIPSKTMERPIKAGEAIGMSAVATIETVQGPVVEVGCTGKVYQTGEGDLCTWSIEGTPSMQFEVTKPDTPKHTCATLINRIPTVINSNAGYVTIDQLQPVEYMTYPAHLYLDKK
- the ald gene encoding alanine dehydrogenase encodes the protein MTIIGVPKEIKNSEKRVGVTPAGVKELVTAGHIVYVEERAGEGSGFTDSQYREAGAQIKADPETVWSAEIVVKVKEPLASEYQYFRNDLILFTYLHLAANLELTEALIKSGTTAIAYEMVTKNGAFPLLAPMSEVAGRLGGLLGAEILAKQSGKLISGVTGVLPVQATILGGGIAGVSAAHYLHGLGADVTILDINVDRLRELSEMFNGQVKTLYSSPANIEKMALTSDIVIGSVLLPGKKAPHLITEELVKQMKEGTILVDIAIDQGGCFETSQPTTHEEPTFVKHGVIHYSVANMPGLVPQTSTLALTNVTMRYIKGLASQSLTEVIQTYPEILPGIGTYKGKLTCPEVGEVFERTVDDIRELV
- a CDS encoding aminotransferase class III-fold pyridoxal phosphate-dependent enzyme — translated: MNNRKKKYFWHPMTDTRASEEETIVIERGDGNFIYDDTGRKLLDGVGGLWCMNVGHNRPEMNRAIADQMEKLSYYQLFTNIAHPKAYDLAEKIIQMTQEEEMAKVFFTSGGSDSVDTALKITRQYWQAVGKPTKKVFLSLEKAYHGMHYGGTSIGGNPIYREFIGPGLQDCVRVSSPHLKKNNWNCQDPEELTKHCIAELVETIEQIGADHIAAFIAEPIQGAGGIIVPPTSYWPALREVCDTYDILLIADEVVTGFGRSGHLFGSRGWGIKPDAMVLAKGLSSGYVPLGATVFNKRIVEGIESATNGANVIIHGHTYGGHPLGCVAALEALRIVEEENLVENAREVGAYLLERLKGLEGTYDCISDVRGKGLMIAIDFENTGKYDVEQTAKNVQAVADYAINAGVLLRDELQTIIISPSLTFSKENADQLFDAIHMGFEKWQKQQ